From Lactobacillus sp. PV012:
TTCTATTGCTGCAAGTAAAAACAGAAGTCAACGATTGGAATTAAAAAAGTTTTGTAAACATTGCGGTAAGCAAACGGTTCACAAAGAAACAAGGTAGGGGAAAGTAAATGTTTAAATTTTTAAAGAGTGTAGGCCAAACAATGAAAAAAGTTTCTTGGCCAACTTGGAAACAAAATAGACGTGATACAGCAGTAGTTGTGGGAAGTACTATTTTGTTTGGTGTTTATCTTGGAATTTTAGATTGGCTATTTACTTATATGACACAATTATTCTTATAAAGTTGGTAGTGTGATATAATTAATACAAAGTTAAACCTCCCTGATGGAGGTTTTTTATTTCGCAGATTTTATTTGATTAATAAGAGGTTTAAAATGGTTGAAACTCAGAAAAAACAATGGTACGTGGTACACACTTATTCAGGTTATGAAGACAAAGTAAAGAAGGATTTACTCTCTCGTGCACAATCATTGGGGATGCAAGATTATATTTTCAGAGTAGTAGTTCCTGAAGAAGAAAAAACTGAAATGGTTCGGGGAAAGAAACAAGAAGTTGAAGAGAAGATTTTCCCTGGTTATGTTTTAGTTGAAATGATCATGACTGATG
This genomic window contains:
- the rpmG gene encoding 50S ribosomal protein L33; the encoded protein is MVVKKASLACTVCGSRNYSIAASKNRSQRLELKKFCKHCGKQTVHKETR
- the secE gene encoding preprotein translocase subunit SecE; protein product: MFKFLKSVGQTMKKVSWPTWKQNRRDTAVVVGSTILFGVYLGILDWLFTYMTQLFL